A stretch of the Gossypium hirsutum isolate 1008001.06 chromosome D07, Gossypium_hirsutum_v2.1, whole genome shotgun sequence genome encodes the following:
- the LOC107953667 gene encoding protein LOW PSII ACCUMULATION 2, chloroplastic, producing MALPIYTPSYLVNTVYHRHSLFPKPKFSIKSKKPTVDADPTPDPTSSSKKAVVPGQGFGSSPSPSSGSNKKKPKGKRERASIIRRSPVEKPAFLTKEEEAKAEEQRKNESAFLLAWLGLGGIILVQGIVLAASGFLPEEWDKFFVKYLYPSFTPTVILFIAGTVAYGVLKYLENEKLKDQK from the exons ATGGCGCTACCAATCTACACCCCATCTTATTTGGTTAACACAGTCTATCAccgccactccctcttcccaaaaCCCAAATTTTCAATCAAATCCAAGAAGCCCACCGTCGACGCCGACCCCACTCCTGACCCCACCTCCTCTTCCAAGAAGGCCGTCGTACCTGGCCAAGGGTTTGGCTCCTCACCCTCCCCAAGCAGCGGCAGCAACAAAAAGAAGCCCAAGGGAAAAAGAGAGAGGGCGTCTATAATAAGGCGGTCGCCTGTTGAGAAACCTGCTTTCCTCACCAAAGAGGAAGAGGCTAAGGCTGAGGAACAGAGGAAAAATGAGAGTGCTTTTCTACTGGCATGGTTGGGGCTTGGTGGGATCATTCTTGTCCAAGGCATTGTTCTTGCTGCTTCAG GCTTCCTACCAGAAGAATGGGATAAGTTCTTTGTGAAGTACTTGTACCCATCTTTCACCCCAACTGTTATCTTATTTATTGCTGGAACTGTTGCGTATGGAGTGTTGAAGTACCTGGAAAATGAGAAACTTAAGGACCAAAAGTAA